The Mycobacterium riyadhense sequence GCAAAGACGCGGTGGGCAGCGGCACCGCTGCTGGTTCGGCGGGCGCGGCCGGCTGGGACCTGCCGATGTCGGGCAAGACGGGTACCACCGAGGCCCACCGGTCATCTGGCTTCGTCGGCTTCACCAACCGCTACGCGGCGGCCAACTACATCTACGACGACTCCACCAATCCAACGGACCTGTGTTCCGGTCCGCTGCGCCACTGCGGCAGCGGTGACCTCTACGGCGGCAACGAACCGGCCCGCACCTGGTTCACCGCAATGAAGCCGATCGCGACTAACTTCGGCGAGATACATTTGCCGCCAACCGATCCGCGCTATGTCGACGGCTCACCGGCTTCGCGGGTGCCGAGCGTGGCCGGTCTGGATGTTGACCAGGCTCGACAGCGCTTGAAGGACGCCGGTTTCCAGGTCGCCGACCAACCCAACTCCGTCAACAGCTCCGCGAAGTACGGCGAGGTGGTCGGAACGACGCCCAGCGGCCAGACAATTCCGGGTTCGATCGTGACGATCCAGATCAGCAACGGCATCCCGCCGCCTCCGCCTCCGCCACCGGAGGGTGCGCCACCGGAGGTGGTGGGATCGCAGGTCATCGAGATTCCCGGCCTGCCGCCGATCACCATTCCGCTGCTGGCACCGCCGCCACCGCCGGCGCCACCTCCGTAGGCCTGGAAGCGGCAGAGAACGCGCGGCCAGTCCCCGATCGGCAGTAGGCTGCCTGGCATGGCTGCTCTGCCCATCGTGTTACGCACAGGTGCCGTCGCGCTCGGCTCGGCGGTTGCCGGCATCGGTTACGCCGCGTTCGTCGAGCGCAACGCGTTCGTCCTGCGTGAGGTGACCATGCCGGTCTTGTCGCCGGGCTCCACGCCACTGCGGGTGCTGCATATCAGCGATCTCCATATGCTGCCCAACCAGCGCCGCAAGCAGGCCTGGTTGCGCGAGCTGGCGAGCTGGGAACCCGATCTGGTGGTCAACACCGGCGACAACCTGGCGCATCCCAAGGCGGTGCCCGCGGTGGTCCAGACCCTCGGCGAGCTGCTGTCGCGCCCGGGCGTCTTCGTCTTCGGCAGCAATGACTACTTCGGGCCGCGTCTGAAAAACCCGATGAACTACCTGACCAACCCGGAGCACCGGGTCCGCGGCGAGCCGCTGCCCTGGCAGGACCTGAGGGCGGCATTCACCGAACGTGGATGGCTCGACCTCACCCACACTCGCCGCGAGTTCGAGGTGGCCGGGCTGCACATTGCCGCCGCGGGTGTGGACGACCCGCACATCGACCGGGACCGCTACGACACCATCGCGGGCCCGGCAAGCGCGGCGGCCAACCTGCGGCTGGGGCTAACCCATTCGCCGGAGCCACGGGTGCTGGACCGTTTCGCCGCCGACGGCTACCAGCTGGTGATGGCCGGCCACACCCACGGCGGGCAGCTGTGCCTGCCGTTCTATGGGGCTCTGGTGACCAACTGCGGCCTGGACCGTTCCCGGGCCAAGGGAGCGTCTCGGTGGGGTGCAACCATGCGGCTGCATGTTTCCGCCGGGATCGGCACCTCACCGTTTGCACCGGTGCGGTTCTGCTGTCGGCCGGAGGCGACCCTGTTGACGTTGATTGCCGCCCCGACGGGCGGCCGAGATTCGACCAGGAACCTGGGCCGTTCACAACCAACCGCTTCGGTGCGTTGAGCGATCGGGCCCGCATCGCGGTCCGTAGCCAGTCCCGCAGCTGGACGGACAACGCAATCCGATTGATCGAAGCCGACACGCGGCGCAGCGCCGACACCCACTTGCTGCGCTACCCGCTGCCTTCGGCTTGGGGCACCGACGGGAACGTCGAGCTGTACCTCAAGGACGAGACGACGCACATCACCGGCAGCCTCAAGCACCGGCTGGCGCGCTCGCTGTTCCTCTACGCGCTGTGTAACGGGTGGATCGAGGAAGGCACCACCGTAGTCGAGGCGTCGTCGGGTTCGACGGCGATCTCCGAGGCCTATTTCGCGGCCCTGCTCGGTCTGCCGTTCATCGCCGTGGTACCCGCGGCGACCAGCGCTTCCAAGATTGCGCTGATCGAATCGCAAGGTGGCCGTTGCCATTTCGTAGAGAATTCCAGTCAGGTCTACGCCGAGGCCGCGCGTCTTGCGGCGGAGACCGGCGGGCACTACCTCGACCAGTTCACCAACGCCGAGCGCGCCACCGACTGGCGCGGCAACAACAACATCGCCGAGTCGATCTACATACAGATGCGGGAAGAACAACATCCGATCCCGGACTGGATCGTGGTCGGCGCCGGCACCGGCGGAACCAGCGCGACGATCGGCCGCTACATCCGCTACCGGCGGCACATGACGCGGTTGTGCGTTGTGGACCCGGAGAATTCGGCATTCTTTCCCGCCTACGCGGAAGACCGGTACGACATCGTCATGCCCACCTCGTCGCGTATCGAGGGCATCGGCCGGCCGCGGGTGGAGCCGTCATTTCTGCCTGACGTGGTCGACCGCATGGTGTCAGTTCCCGACGCGGCCTCGATCGCCGCCGCTCGCCATGTCAGTGCCGTCCTGGGCCGCCGGGTGGGGCCGTCGACGGGCACCAACGTGTGGGGCGCCTTCGGCCTGCTCGCCGAGATGGTGGCCGAAGGCCGCAGCGGTTCGGTAGTGACACTGCTCGCGGACAGCGGCGACCGCTACACCGACACGTATTTCAACGATGAATGGGTGACCGCTCAGGGGCTCGATCCCACCGGCCCGGCCCAAGCACTGGTGGAGTTCGAACGCTCCTGCACGTGGAACTGACGCCCAGCCTGCGGTTTGGCCAGCCCCCCGGCCAGTGCGATAGGCTGTCGTGGCTTCAAGCGGGGTGTGGCGCAGCTTGGTAGCGCGCTTCGTTCGGGACGAAGAGGCCGTGGGTTCAAATCCCGCCACCCCGACTCTCATCAGAGCAGATTAGAGGGCCTGGCCGTCAATCCGGTGGGGCCCTTTGTCCCACTCCGCAGTCAGTCCGCGGTAGATTCGCGAGCTTGCTCAAGATTGTCCAGCGCGCCCGAACGGCCCCCCTTGGCTGTGCTGGCGTAGGCCAGGCGAGTCGCGGGTTGTCCGGTCACCGCGGTGATGGTGTCGAAGTCGTTGTCGACGTGCAGGATGGTCAACCCGGAAAGCTCGGCGGTGGCCGCAATGATGAGGTCGGGAATTGACGGACCGCGGTGCTGACCCCGATCGGCGAGCAGGATCTGGACTTCCAAGGCGCGGTCCTCAATCTTCGGCGTCAAGTACTCGACTGGCATTGCCGCCAGGGGCGGCTCGCGGAACTCACGGCGCGCGACATCTCCGGATCGGGCCGAATAGCCAATTTCCAGGCGTGTCAAGTTGCTGATGTGGACTAGGCCGCGCTCGATGCGGTTTGCCCACAGGTCCCGATCGGAGCTATGGCCAAGTCGGACCAGGGCCGACTTGTCAATCAGCCACTCCCCTTCGGTCATTCCCCCCATGCCTCGCGCATCAACTCCGCGTCAGCGAGGCCCATAACCGCCTGTCCGAGCCGTTGGAGGTCGTCGGCGGTGACCCGCACGCGTATCGTCCGGGCATCCTGGGCAAGGCGGCGGCGAATGTACTCGACGCGCGACAAGCCCACCTCAGCCGCTCGTGCATCGAGGCCTGCCAGC is a genomic window containing:
- a CDS encoding PIN domain nuclease, encoding MTEGEWLIDKSALVRLGHSSDRDLWANRIERGLVHISNLTRLEIGYSARSGDVARREFREPPLAAMPVEYLTPKIEDRALEVQILLADRGQHRGPSIPDLIIAATAELSGLTILHVDNDFDTITAVTGQPATRLAYASTAKGGRSGALDNLEQARESTAD
- a CDS encoding FitA-like ribbon-helix-helix domain-containing protein, with product MSDVLIRDIPDDVLAGLDARAAEVGLSRVEYIRRRLAQDARTIRVRVTADDLQRLGQAVMGLADAELMREAWGE
- a CDS encoding PLP-dependent cysteine synthase family protein; its protein translation is MSDRARIAVRSQSRSWTDNAIRLIEADTRRSADTHLLRYPLPSAWGTDGNVELYLKDETTHITGSLKHRLARSLFLYALCNGWIEEGTTVVEASSGSTAISEAYFAALLGLPFIAVVPAATSASKIALIESQGGRCHFVENSSQVYAEAARLAAETGGHYLDQFTNAERATDWRGNNNIAESIYIQMREEQHPIPDWIVVGAGTGGTSATIGRYIRYRRHMTRLCVVDPENSAFFPAYAEDRYDIVMPTSSRIEGIGRPRVEPSFLPDVVDRMVSVPDAASIAAARHVSAVLGRRVGPSTGTNVWGAFGLLAEMVAEGRSGSVVTLLADSGDRYTDTYFNDEWVTAQGLDPTGPAQALVEFERSCTWN
- a CDS encoding metallophosphoesterase, translated to MAALPIVLRTGAVALGSAVAGIGYAAFVERNAFVLREVTMPVLSPGSTPLRVLHISDLHMLPNQRRKQAWLRELASWEPDLVVNTGDNLAHPKAVPAVVQTLGELLSRPGVFVFGSNDYFGPRLKNPMNYLTNPEHRVRGEPLPWQDLRAAFTERGWLDLTHTRREFEVAGLHIAAAGVDDPHIDRDRYDTIAGPASAAANLRLGLTHSPEPRVLDRFAADGYQLVMAGHTHGGQLCLPFYGALVTNCGLDRSRAKGASRWGATMRLHVSAGIGTSPFAPVRFCCRPEATLLTLIAAPTGGRDSTRNLGRSQPTASVR